From Roseibium alexandrii DFL-11, the proteins below share one genomic window:
- a CDS encoding M16 family metallopeptidase: MGCLGRRPFRLGTQQELPVIGLRQPIPILSFDRTLRSTLLASLFSATLFAVPLSGVSLSKANALEVTQDEIVIAPNLERFVLDNGLEVVVIPDRRAPVVTHMLWYKVGSADEPEGQSGVAHFLEHLMFKGTEDHPDGEFSKIIADRGGQENAFTSYDYTAYFQRVAKEHLPLMMEMEADRMENLVLSNAVVAPERDVVLEERRDRVESDPGSRLREAMNAITFVNHPYGSPIIGWQNEIEALNKDAAIAFYDRFYTPNNAVLVVAGDVEPATVLDLAQNTYGKVPRRAEPGERLRPAEPPLAGERRIVVTDPRVRQEALSHTWIVPSQTTGEGRTPEALDILSYVLGQGPSSRLYKALVLDAGLATSAGAYYQSTALNSGRFVVYASPRPGHTLEDIEEAAAQELSKLLEEGVTEEEVDRAKRSMIASSIYAQDSQTGLARLFGAALTTGMNVEDVQTWPSQIQAVTPEDVVAVARDYLTATPVTGELRSPQSNADTADKSGKES; the protein is encoded by the coding sequence ATGGGGTGTTTGGGCCGGAGGCCTTTTCGTTTGGGCACACAACAGGAGCTCCCCGTGATTGGATTGCGCCAACCAATACCGATACTGAGTTTTGACCGCACCTTGCGCAGCACACTATTGGCAAGCCTTTTCTCCGCCACGCTGTTTGCCGTTCCGCTATCCGGCGTAAGCCTGTCCAAGGCAAACGCGCTAGAGGTCACCCAAGACGAAATTGTCATCGCGCCGAACCTGGAGCGGTTTGTCCTCGACAATGGGCTCGAAGTGGTTGTGATCCCTGACCGCCGGGCACCCGTGGTCACACACATGCTTTGGTACAAGGTCGGATCGGCCGATGAGCCCGAAGGTCAATCCGGTGTCGCCCACTTCCTGGAACACCTGATGTTCAAGGGAACAGAGGACCATCCGGACGGTGAGTTTTCAAAAATCATTGCTGATCGTGGCGGCCAGGAAAATGCCTTCACCAGCTATGATTACACCGCCTATTTCCAGCGTGTTGCAAAAGAACACTTGCCGCTGATGATGGAAATGGAGGCGGACCGGATGGAAAACCTCGTCCTCAGCAACGCAGTGGTTGCGCCTGAGCGGGACGTTGTTTTGGAAGAGCGTCGAGACCGGGTTGAGAGCGATCCCGGGTCACGCTTGCGGGAAGCGATGAACGCCATCACATTCGTCAATCATCCCTACGGGTCACCGATTATCGGCTGGCAGAATGAGATCGAAGCTCTCAACAAGGATGCAGCAATCGCATTCTATGACCGTTTCTACACTCCGAATAATGCCGTGCTTGTGGTAGCCGGTGACGTAGAGCCAGCAACCGTTCTGGACCTCGCACAAAACACATATGGCAAGGTCCCGCGCCGGGCAGAGCCGGGCGAGCGTCTACGTCCAGCGGAACCGCCGCTTGCCGGGGAACGGCGGATCGTGGTCACCGACCCGCGGGTTCGTCAGGAGGCGCTCTCCCACACATGGATCGTGCCGAGCCAGACAACTGGCGAGGGCCGCACACCGGAAGCGCTGGATATTCTGTCCTACGTTTTGGGCCAAGGCCCATCCAGCCGTCTTTACAAGGCCCTTGTGCTGGATGCCGGCCTCGCCACAAGTGCGGGCGCCTATTACCAGAGCACAGCCCTGAACAGCGGGCGTTTTGTTGTCTACGCTTCACCGCGACCCGGCCATACGCTGGAAGACATTGAGGAGGCTGCCGCGCAGGAACTGAGCAAGTTGCTGGAAGAGGGTGTGACCGAAGAAGAGGTAGATCGGGCAAAACGCAGCATGATCGCGAGTTCGATTTACGCTCAAGACAGCCAGACCGGCCTTGCAAGGCTCTTCGGCGCAGCCCTCACAACCGGCATGAATGTCGAAGACGTTCAGACTTGGCCAAGCCAAATCCAAGCTGTTACGCCCGAGGACGTTGTAGCGGTTGCAAGAGACTATCTGACAGCAACACCTGTGACCGGAGAACTCAGAAGCCCGCAATCAAACGCCGACACCGCCGATAAATCCGGCAAGGAGTCTTGA